tctagaAAAACAACTGTGGAGAGGATGTGACACTCATAATTGCATCCATCTCaaggaaatatttacatttgttttgcaAAAAAAGGGATGTTGTCTTTTCCAAGGGGAGAACGCAGAGCCAGAGAAAACCAACTCTAAAGTCCCTTCGCAAGTTTTTAACCACACCGATCCCGTCTTTATACAACAAATGCAGTTTTGACAAGAGCATATGTAAGTGAGAAATACTGGCGCGGCATGGGGAAAAGAAGCATGCATGCAAAACACACGACGTCTGGTTCCAGTCCCCCTTCGTTACCACCTAGAAATTGCAGTTTGGTTTTGGTCCTTTCCCTCTGGGGGTCTAGTGGGATCACACGGCGTGGGAGGCCTCAGGGCCCCACGCTCACCCTCCCGCCGGCCGAGTGCTCAGcccccctcttccctcctggCCCAGCACCGCGGTCCCTCCCGCCTCTCTCCCCTCAGCCTCGGCAGCCGGTCGGTCCGCCGCTCACTTGAGCAAGTCCTTGGACTCGGCCGACAGCCGAGCCATGTTGGCGGTGGAGAGAGCCGAAAggtgcggcggcggcggcatCTGGCAGATGGTGCAGGGGCAGGGCAGCCCGGCCCAGTGCTGGAAGCCGCTGCCCAGCTGCAGCGCGGGCGGCGTGGAGGGCGCCTTGAGCAGCGAGTGGGGAGGTCGAATAGTGCCGATGGCCGGCAGCGAGGCGGCGGACAGCGGGGACGAAGCGTTGCCGGAAGAGAGCGCGCCGCCCAGGATGGGGTGCACAGCGTGCACGGCGTTGGCGGCGTGCGCTGGGTGGCCGGCGGAGTGGCCCACGGTCCCgcagtggaaggcagagtggTGGCCCCCATAGATCTCGCCAACCAACCTCTTCATCTCCTCCAGGGAGCTGGTGAGCATGAGGATGTAGTTTCTGGCCAGCAGAAGAGTGGCGATCTTGGAGAGCTTGCGCACCGAGGGCCCGTGCGCGTAGGGCATGACCTCGCGCAGCCCGTCCATGGCTAGGTTTAGGTCGTGCATCCTCTTGCGCTCGCGGCCGTTGATCTTCAGCCGTAACTGCTGTAGGTCCTGCTCCGACAGCTGCTTCTTGATTTTGTACTTGCTGCTTTCGCCCGTGGCCTTGGCGCCGGCCCGCGAGAGGCTTTCTCCAGGCATCTTTTGCACCATGTCGCCCTGCGTGGAAGAGACCGAGTTGAGACGGCtctcctggtggtggtggtggcggtggtggtgttCCCTCAGATACATCTCATCCATGTCCGGCGATGAAGCTCTGCTGGAGACAGAGCTCGAATCAGAATTCATTTTATTACGGGGGATGCGGCCCTACCGTGGGGAGGATTTAGgtggaaaattaaagaaaatcttgaatTTAGAAAAATCTGCACTGCCCAGCGACCCACTTCTCAGCGGCAAGATGTGAGAAGAAAAGCTGAGGCGCTGCTTTTCCCCCCcgcctttctccctccccactcccttctctctgGTTCGGCTGTTTCTTGGACAGCGGGTTGGTGTATGCTTGGACTAACCTCACGCTGAAAAAGAGGGGCTTTTATAGAGCCGCGCcggagaaaagagacaaaaggaaCCCTCCTATCTATCCTGGGCTGGTTAGGATGACGTGCCATCATTCAGGGCGGTGCGCTTTGCTGTCCCATTTAGCAAGGATTCCTATTCATATTCATTGTGGGGCCGCCCTGGGACACCTCTGCTCAGAACCGCTAGGAGCCCCAAGGCACAAAACCCTCTGATTGACACACTCACCGCTCCAGCTCGctccttcctgatttttttttttttttttaactttactccccctccccctcaatTTCCCCAACCAAGTCACACCTAAGGAACCGCGGACCGGAAGGAAAGGGGGCCGGGCAGTTGTCGGAGATTCCTCTGGGTTTGGAGAGAGGAATGGAAACCTCTTTTCTTCATAGCAACTCTCAAGTTTTGGGAAATGTGGGCAAAAGAAGTCCTATGGAACTGTTTCAAGGATAGAGATGAGGTTGGGGGGCAGGTTCCACGGgtacggtgggggggggggtgttcctgGGAAAGAGAGGGGGGACTGCGTGTCAATGTGCACGTCTGAACTGGTTTGCGTTAGATTTCTTTTCCTAATCCCTGACATTGTGTTCATTTTGCTTACTGGGACGTTCTGGTGTGGTTTCAATGGGTTTGTCCATATCTGGTGAAGGGTTTGCCTCTGACTTGGTTGTGGGATGggtctgttgtttttgtttttgcttttttgtttgcttgcttgtttgttttggtccTCTTGTTTAAATAAACAGATTACTGAAAGAATTTGCTTTGCACAATTCTCCAACGTCTCAGACCTGGATCtgagttggggttggggggggagcaaaaccaaaaaatccaacCCTGGAATTCAGACAAGAGCAACTCGAGAAGGGGAGGGTAGGTAAAGGATctgaggggacagagagagattggAAAGGTTCCCAAGAACCCCAGAGAGATTCTTCCTGTTGGGGCTACCCTGTAACCTTCAGACCTTGGCGCTCCCAGAAACTGCTGGGGCAGTCCCTGCCGCCAGCTCCGCCTGTGGCCTCTGGCCACTGTGGCTGCGGCCGGGGAGTTGGGGAGCGGGGAGCATCTGCAGCTGGGTACCACCCGGCTGGAGCCTGTAGGTCCACAGAGTGAGGCCGCCCCACTCCGCGAAAGTGGGCGCTTGGGATCGAATAAGAAACGGTATTTGTGCGcgcgtggtgtgtgtgtgtgtgggtgtgggtgttcCGCAGGAAAGGGATCTGGAAAGCCCCTTAAGCGTGTGCGCGTGGGCACTGCGATCAATTGCACCGTGGATTCTGCGGATAAAGGAGGCCTGGCGTTTGGAACCTCCCGTTCCAATACGGAGGTCGGCGCGGATCTTTCTTCCCCCTTGCTGTGTTTTTGTCAATAGCGACTAACTAAGCAGTGTGAGGGGCGGGAAAGGCAGAAatccccaggagcccctgggtggcctCTAGAAGAGCCTGGGCACAGCCACGCTCTGGGCTCCAGGGAGCAGAGACAGATGCTAGGATGTGGCTGAGGGGATGGAAAGTGTGAAACGGAAGCAATCCCGGAATCTATGCCGGAATCTGAGTCAGTTAGGGCCTCGGACTGCCTTGCAGACCGTTCGCATTTCTAAAACTCGAGGTAGTGGAGGCCTCACTTTCCATAGACAAAAATGGAGCCGTCAACAGAAGAGGGATGTATGCCCATGCCCGAAGTCTGCTGCTCTGCGAAGCTGTGCCTCTTTGAAAGTCTCCCCTCGAAAGCTGCGCTTGGCAGTACCGTTTGGATAGGGAGATGCAACGTTGGAATGGATGCTTTTCTACAAGGAACTTTGCTGCTCTTTAGTAAAAGAAAAGGGCCAAGAGTCCCTCTGCAAGGCCAGGACCTTGGTGTCCTTGAAGACTGGACAAAAGCCTCCTATCCTCCTACCTCTTCCATCTCCGGAGAAGGAAAAGTTATTAAAACGAAGAATCCCAGACATTCGATTGGATGTGGAAAGATTGATGTCCAAACGCAGTTCTAATATCCAAGCCaaagaaatgtttcttaattCACCAGACACATCCATTCGAGCTCAGACAGCAACAAACCCGGAACAACTTAAGAGAAAAAATGTTCCAGAACATCTGCATGTATTCGGACGTAGTGCCAGGTGATGGAGGGTGGGACTGGGTGGAAAGGCGTGTCCAGGCCACCGCCCTCTGTGCTTCTCTGCTGATCCTACCCGGCGGCGGGGGAGCCCTGGGAGCCCTACACTGGAGGACAAGCGGTTCCCCAGCTTCCGGGCCGATTCTCAGGCCCGGCCCACGCTGTCGTCCTGTACCTACCCTTGGACAtcgacttctttctttctcatgacCAGACTGAGAATACTGTACCTCAGTTTTGATTTGGGGAAGTAGCGAAGTCTACTTTGAGTGACGGATTGcaaatgaagtagaaaaaaatcaagctgCTAAAAGgtattttaaggtttaaaaaaaaaaaaaaaaaaacaactcagtgtTCCCAGTGGACAATACGAAATAGGGTGTAAAGTTTCCTCAAATTAATAGAGAAGgtggcagggggaaaaaagggaagcagTCCTTAAAATGCAAGCTGAACAACTCAGTTTAGGGCCTGGAAAGACAAAGCCCAGGGTTCCGGGAGTCCGAACCAGAAGTCGCTCTTCCTCCACCGCCTCCACCGCCTTTCCACCGAGTGGGGGACGCTGGCCCCTGTGGCCAGAGCTGAGGGAGGCCGCGTTAGGCGCGGAAGGGGTGCCGGGTCTCTGCTTACGTGGACCAGACCCCCTCCACTCTTAACGGATTTTTAGCTCAGTTAAAGCGAAGGTAGATCTGACTGACACGGCACATCTGTCGTGTCCAGGCCAAGGGCCCTCGGTCCTGGTCCAGGACGCGGcgcgccccctcctccctgctttcctgATAGACCTCTACACGTGTGGATGGTCCAAGCCCCAGGGCCCAAGTCAGGCAAGCATTTCTGGTGAGGCCTTCCAGGGGCCCACACTCTCCCCCTAGGAGGCTTGTTCCCCATTCCCTATCTCTTGGAGGGATTAACAGcgagaggaggcagaaggagtAAAGGAGCCACAACTTTGCTCTCCATAAAGTGGGTTGATACTGATCGCGGCTCAAAAGACTGGGGCGCCCCACCTACGCGCTCGCCTAGTGGAGCCGCTTTGGACTCGGGATCCCCGGCAAATGCCGCTCAACCCCAAGCCCGAGCAGGCAGGGAGCTCAGAAGACAGAGCTGCCCGTGTTCCTTCGAAAAGCTGTCTCTGCCCTCGCCCATGCCCGGCGTCAGCACAGGGAAGCCCGCACTGGGCCAAGGCTGCAGCAGTCCAGAGGGGCTGCAGCAGTCCAGAGGGGCCGCGGCAGCCGATAGGGGCCGCGGTAGCCCGGAGGGGCCTCAGCCCGAGTCGCACCGTGACCTTGGCCCTGGTCAGGGACCCATTCAAAGGGCTTCAGACAACGAAGGAGCGGGAGCGAGCGACCCGGCGGCTGCGCGGGGCCGCGCTCTCTCGGGCCACACCCCGCGCCCTGGCAGCTTTCGGGCTCAGGGGGCGGCGCGGAGGCGGGGGTCGTCCTTCCGCAACAGGTGCGTCCCAAGGCCCGCGGGCCACTTCCCGCCACTCAGTCTTGCTCTGGGCAGTGCCTGTGAGTTTCTCAGTCTTTGTACTACCCGAGCCAGCAGCGGGGACCCGTTCTGGAGAACCGCGCAGCCTTCCCCTCGCGCCCCGGGCGCACAGCCTCAGAACTGCAGCCCCGGCTCCCAAGGACCGCGGGCTCCAGAGGCATCCCGGATCTTCCTGTCTCTCCGCCCCGAACCCAGATCTCGCGGGGAGCATCTCTTACCCTAAGCCGGGTGCGTGCGGCTCGGCGCCGGCGCCCACCGCTCCGCAGCTCCAGCCACCAGGCTCCTCTCCAGAAACTGCTCGCTCTGCCTGAGGCCGCGGCGATTTGCGCTCAGGAGGCAACAACCTCCCAGAACTGGCTGACCTGCCGGGTGGCTACTGCGAGGAGTCGGTCAATCAGCAGCTTCCAGGGGCTCCCCACGCTCGGCAATCCTCAAACTTGACCGGTAGAAACTTTGGCCGAGACCGAACGGCGGGAGGCTGCCCTGTGGGCTTCACATTTTAACCCAACCCCccttccaaaacaaaaaagatacaaGGGAAACACAAATATCTCAAAGGATGTTCCCTCAAGAGCAGTCGGAGGAATAGACTAAAAAGTAGCTGACCACTGAGGACTTCTCCAAaagtagtttctttctttatccaAGTAAAACAATCACTTCGCCACAATAGCCGTGGGGGGGCGGGTCATCGAAGCTGTTAGGTTGATCAAAGAAGCCGTTaaagagagacccagagagagagagaagttttataaaaattaaatatcaacaTAAATCGGAGCCAGGcaggaattctctctctcctcttgcaGCAGCGCACACCGGGAGTTGGAGTGTGGAGAGAGTACTGAGCTCGGAGCCCCGAGGTTGGAGCTGCCAAAATTGAAATCCCAAATATTAAGTAGGTGCTAGAAGGGCCGGAGAGGGTGGATCTGAGCCGACCGACTATTTTACATAATATCTTGAACATTCCCCGATCCGTCTAGTATTTcgtctcatctttaaaaaatctgacttTCATACAGGAAAAAGCAGAAGTTGAAGGACAGCAGAAATTTATGAGGCGATAGTAACTGCTCTTTGCAATGCTGGATGTGAGATTGGAAGGTGTAAGGAAGTCCCAGAATAGCACAAAATGATGAGGTGTTAATTATGTGAATATATAGACAAGTTAATACATTGGCAGAACTAGAAGTTTGATTTTAATGATGCAGAAGGAGCAAGTCTGGCTAGAACTTATGGACTAATTATAATTTAAAGACTGACTTTAGTCAAAGGAGATATGAACTTCTGGGCTTCCATTATAGGATTTTGCTCAATTAGTAAGCATACTTCagtactttttcctctttcctttctagtAACATCTGCTCTATTGCTAGAACTACTGAGTTTTCAATTCTGCAGAAAGCCAATaagttgaaaacatttttcctcAAGATTGGAATGTTTAGGTTGATTTAAATATCACTGGTGATCAGTCACATAAACTGATGAGTTATATTAAAATTTGCATTCTTGGCATATGCCCTGACATTTTGGATTTGTGGCTCTGTTAATACCAATACTTTAAAAACCATTAAGTAGATGATttcttattagtattttattgttattagtttaattcttttgtgattttttttttataaagacactgTATGCAGCTTGATATCTTAACATAGCAAAGAATACTAAATTCTGCTTTTGGAAGTTTTTACATCATCTTCCTGGTGTATTTAATTAGGTAGTTGAGTTCAACACATGTTGTATTTTTTGCCAAAGTGTTTAaagaatttagttttattttagagataaatgTTTACCTTAGATATAAATATCTTACATAGCAAATTATTCTTTTCATCTTGTGTTTAGTAATATTCATGCTTATACACAAagtgtataaataaatagatgccACAAAGAGATTAGAATATAAGAACATCAGTATAGAGCACCAAAGGATTAAAAAGATGTTACCTTTTTTGTCATCAGTttattacattgtttttttattataggtatttatacacatacattctGAAACTTACATCTGTATTGGtgcaaatacattaaaatatttgtacaaaaagattaaaatatttatttgaaggcTTTGAGTCCTAAATGAAAAGGGATGTTATTTTTCCGATGCTAATAGAAGGAGAAACATTACACACCTGTTCATACATAGAAGTTGGAGTTAATAGGCTATATTGATCTCTAACAAATATAGATTTacacacattattttgaaaaaatgataATTAAGGTGTCTGTCTGCTACTGAACCTTGAAAAGCCAAAATGGCAGTTttcaaaaattaacatttctatGGTTGATTCATTTTATACAGAATCTGTGGATGGACCAAGTCGAATCTGCttcatttctaaaaacaaaagaaaatgttatacaTGTTCCTTTCTCGTTAGTCCATTATGTTTTTCTGTTAATAAGTATGTTTTACATTATTTGTTTAACACCAACAGACTGGATGTAAAGTTTATAAAACCAAACTGTCACCATTTACAAAGTGGATGAAGTTTTGTCTGATGAAAATTCTGGTATCTTTATAtcatatcataataaaaaaattgtatCAATTATTCAGACATTTCATACCTCAAGTCTTGttatcttttggggggaggggggaagaagtAGGCCAAAAACAAATATTACCTCAATATTTATAGATATTCATTCCATATTTTACTTGCAGGCCAGTCTGAGTTTTCTCCTTAACAACTGAAATGATATTCTTAATAGTACTATATCACACACTTATAGTAAAAACATCTTATACATTTGGGATATGTTAATTTTTACAACATAAAATTATAAtggaaattaatatattttcataacatGGCATTATTTAAGATAATGATGAAAGAAACTTGAGAATCTTCTAAACTCATATTTGTTTCCTAgtaaatttgattatttattctACAACCTTTGTAATAAGAAATAGCAGATTATTGGACTACTTATGTTCACGGAAGAATTTCAATTAGATACCTTAggcccttctttttttctctttttttatcatGGCAAGTCTAATATTAAGAataaacttttagaaaagaaacttTGTAATGGGGGGGAAGAAAGACGGAGGTCATATAAAACACTGTGTACTGTGCATGTGTCCTTAGATCATAATACAAGATCTTCATTCTGCTTTTGAGTGTGTTTTACAGAATTGTTTGTATGAAAGGGCTTCCCAGATATATGTTTACTTTATACACTTAGGGAAATGTGAACATTGATTCTAATAGTTCAACATAGAGCACATCTGTGACTGCTTTCTAAAGTCTGAGCAAGTTTGTCTGATCATATCTACATGTCCAGGGAACTCCATGATACTCTCCTGCCCCACTCATCTATCCTGCAATATGTGTTTAGGTCAGAGAAATTGCCTGAGAGAAAGCCGTGGGAATGAGAACACTGTCTAATCCTTCAGGGATGGGACTTCTGAGTACTGGGATGGCCCAGAAACTCCTATAGAAGTAAAGTAATAAAGTGGAAAACTGAGAACACTGTCAGACTAAAACCTTGCtaagaaatagaattttcaatAATTAATAGCATAGCTACCCTAATGCTGCTGGACAATGCTcccaaataagttattttttttactgacaaaaagaaaaaaaaaaaagctttaacctttttttttaagccttttaacTTTATACTGAAGGACAATACCAGTGTCCCAATAATCGCTCATAATGCAATAATGCATTTACTTAAATAAGGGTATAAGACCAGACGTGCATAGTTAGAAaaagaccatttttattttgttgatgtatATGTATAAGcttatttcaaaattctttccaGCATcaattccccccacccctgggaaATGGTTTTATATGtgatttatttctatgaaaagaaaactgtaattaGGTATACACTTTTCAAGTTACACTTGCTATACTTAACCTATCTTCTCATCTTTATCAAAGTTTTGCCTCCTATAAAAGTAAAGCAGTGGATAATAACTCTTGTGGTCCCATTAGATTTATTAACCaaagtaattacattaaatggaaaataatgccTTTGGGGAAAGTAATGTCAATAACAGACACCCCAAAGAAAAATACCGTTAAAAGATAATGCTTGGCAGGAAAGATGGAGGTTAAGAGTCTATAACCAATTCAACTTAAGAGTTTTTAATAGCTGTagaaactaaaaagtaaaaagtagctTGGCACTGAAAACTTTTTCAAGACAAGACTAGAGTAACAAGGGAATAGTTCCTCTGAACATCTGTGGGTCCTTCATGTCCCTGTTTGAGAAACCATCAATAACAAAGGGAACAAAAATACATAGCaacaaagaatacaaatacaCATGGAATAGTGTGGAGGGTTCTCCAATAAGCTGTTTTCTGGCCAAAGCTGGAAAATGCCATAGGGCTATTGGAAAGATGAGCTCTTGGAGAGATACCCActactttcttaaaataattgttttgttcTAAACATAGATCTGTCACTTTCCCATTGTTGAGAGTGCCCTTCTCACGATATGAAGACCAGAGAGGCTATTGCACAAGCTAAGACCTCACACAACCCAGAAAATTTCCTGGATAGGATGTGCTGCTTACCAGCTGTGC
The sequence above is drawn from the Mustela nigripes isolate SB6536 chromosome 5, MUSNIG.SB6536, whole genome shotgun sequence genome and encodes:
- the OLIG3 gene encoding oligodendrocyte transcription factor 3 isoform X1; the protein is MDEMYLREHHHRHHHHQESRLNSVSSTQGDMVQKMPGESLSRAGAKATGESSKYKIKKQLSEQDLQQLRLKINGRERKRMHDLNLAMDGLREVMPYAHGPSVRKLSKIATLLLARNYILMLTSSLEEMKRLVGEIYGGHHSAFHCGTVGHSAGHPAHAANAVHAVHPILGGALSSGNASSPLSAASLPAIGTIRPPHSLLKAPSTPPALQLGSGFQHWAGLPCPCTICQMPPPPHLSALSTANMARLSAESKDLLK
- the OLIG3 gene encoding oligodendrocyte transcription factor 3 isoform X2, whose protein sequence is MVQKMPGESLSRAGAKATGESSKYKIKKQLSEQDLQQLRLKINGRERKRMHDLNLAMDGLREVMPYAHGPSVRKLSKIATLLLARNYILMLTSSLEEMKRLVGEIYGGHHSAFHCGTVGHSAGHPAHAANAVHAVHPILGGALSSGNASSPLSAASLPAIGTIRPPHSLLKAPSTPPALQLGSGFQHWAGLPCPCTICQMPPPPHLSALSTANMARLSAESKDLLK